In Siphonobacter curvatus, the genomic window GAGTACGAAGCCTGGGCTAAAGATTTGAATAAAATGTCCTTTGCTTTAGTCGAAGAAGTACTCGATCAACTCTTTCGGGCTAAAAACGCCCGGGATCACTGGGAAATCTTTTACTACCGCCATCGCACCATGATTTGGCCCGAAACGTATCAGGGCTGGTCTTCCAAGCAGGAAGCCCTAAAGCAGGGACAGGCGCAACTCGAGCAGTTAAAACACTTCCTTTCGTAAGTAGTGAATCGTCCTTACCCAGCAAGTAAGGACTTTTTTTTGCCCTTGGCAGGGATAAGCCGAAGTCGGCTCGCAGGAAGAAGTAGCGGGCTACTAGTTATTCAGTAAGTGCAGCAGGAGAAATTGCTTATCAAAAGATAGCTAGAGGCCAGGTATAAACCCTTGAGAATAAAGTATTAGTTAACCAATCTATGTCGATACTTGTATTTTTAGGCTAATTAATAAAACAAATTTTATTAATGATTGATATACGTTTTATGGGTACTCGTCGACACAATTTGAGTTTTGTTAACAAAATGATTTTTCTTTTATAGCTACGTATATAATTTAGGGTAATTAAAATTATTCGCTCATTTTTTAATCTTGGCGGGTTAAAAAATAACTTAGTAAAAGCCTATCCATGTTGTGGATAGGCTTTTTCGTTGCTTAGTCCTCATCGTCGAGTTTTCCTAACGAAACCGTCAACTTAAGCCCCGCAAATACATTATCAAGGCCGTGGTTAGGCCGAATCAAACCCGCATTGGATACATGGCGTACCCCAATTTTGACTTCCGCGTTGATGCGCTGGTAGATGGGATAGTGAAAACCGATCCGGATATTATTCGAGAAAATAAAGCCCGGGGCCTGGCGTACGGGCGTTGAATGGATGTAATGGGGGCCCGTGCTACTTGAAATCGTAAAGTACCGGCGGGTGGACCGATCATCTAAATAGGCGTGGAAAATAACGCCGACGTTAACTCCCGCTTCCCAGGTATCCTGCAGGGTTTCTACCTTCCAGTCGCGGTAGGTGGCCAGGTTGAACTGGGGTTGTAACAACAAATTGACGGCTACGTTCTTTTTAATCGTTTGAATCAGGGGTTTTTGGTATTCCAACTCAATGAGGGTGGCGTAATAATCGTAGTCCTGATTCATTTTATACCCACTCTTCAGGCTGTGTTCTACGGTTACACCGACATAGTGGTGCGTATTCTGGCGGTAATACGTGGAATCCTGCGCCCATAGGGCATCTGAGCCTAGCAGGGCTAGGCTGGTAAGTACAATAGCTTTCATGGCGGTTACTTGCTAGTAGTGGTTGTTGGCGGACATAGAGCTACTAGGTCAGGCAGTAAACCTGATTACCAATGGGAAATAAAACCATCATTAGACCGGGAAAAGCCTAAGGCGATAGGCTTCCTGCGACCGGCGTCTACTCATGTAAAGGATGGATGGTACGAGTTAAATACGGGTAAATGGACGTTGATAATTCAGTTTAAAGCAAAGGTTCGTGGGTAAAATCGTGTACCGATAAGCCCTATACGAAGCAGTGGGTGTAGGGTTTAGCGGTAAGAGTCCCGCTTGATAAGCCCATTTCTGATGCTACGTATAGTCTTATATTATTCTTAACAAAAGTCCATGCCAGCCTTGGTTGGCGCGTGATCTGGACACTTTTTTCTGTGAAAAGCTCCGGTGGCAGCAAAGTCGTAAGGCTAGAATCCTGCGTAATAGTTATCTTTTCTTTGAATGGCTAGTATGCTAAGTATAAACGCTTAAGATACCTGATTTGCCTAAAAAATCTTATCTTTTTCAAAGGATTATACGAGTGCTAAAGGTTAAAAACAGATTAAAAAAGTATTTATAGTAAAAGAAATACTTAGGTTTTATGCCTGCAGAAATGGTATGAGACAGTAAAGAAGCCTGCGGGAGCAGGAGGAAAGAAAATAGCTCCAGCCACTACCCCGGTTGGGCAAAATTGTAGGGGAAACTACCAGGTAGGCCTCTTTTGAAGCTTCGTAGGCAATAAAATTTGCAAAAATAAGTCGATTTTTTCACGTCCCGGGTAATTCGCAGATTACTAAGCCAATAGACATGCCTAGGTACGCATTTTATGGCGCGAGCACGATTTTTTTAGCCCTTATTAAACGAGCACTGGCTGACAAACGAGAAAAGGATCACTTGCTTTTACTTCCTGGATGTATTTACTTTAGGACGTTGTCCAAGAAAAACGTTCTCGTTTACCCCATAACTCATACCGCCATATGTGTTTTAGATTTCCAGATAGGAAATGCTTGACGCGGCCCATGAGTGTTTGATAAGCCTCTCCTGCCGCCATTGGATGGGTTTGCGCACTCCCGGTTATCCTTTCTAAGGGTATCCGGGTTTTGTGTTTGTAAGGGGGTAATTCTTGTCTTTCCAGCTCCGTTGCCTTGGATACCTTCGGTCTTTCCCGTAGCCTGACGCCTACGAATCCATATGAACCGGTACAAACGGTTTCGCGTCCCGCTTTCGATGCTACTGATTGGAACGTAAGCCTACTTTGCTACGTACGAAGCCAGAAGTAAGGCTGCCGGGTGGTTAGCCCTAGCGAGTTAGGCTTGCAGGAGTGCTGCTAACACAGGCTGCTGGCCATGCTTATGAATCCAGGGATTTTAATGGAAACTTGGGGGGTAGGGTTTGACTTCTACCGTCACTCAAATAAATCCGCTGGGTAGTAGCATCAAAACTGCGAATGTGGCGCAAATTGGCTAAGATGTGCGGGAGCTCTTGGGTGAGCTGGGCAAAATCGTAATTTTCCTGCAGGGCCTGGCTCACTTTTTCAAGGAGGGCATCCGATTCAATGCGGTGCCCATTGATTAAATGAATCGTGTAGGGCAGGGCCAGAAACGAAATATTATCCACGGCAATGTATTCGCGCACCCCTTTGCGAACGTCGACTTGTACGCGGTCGCGGATGATGAGCTCTTCCTCTTCCTCCAAAGCCCCCAGTTGATTGGACAACTCCCAGGTGCGGATAGTTTTGGTCATTAACTCGTTTTCTACCAAAAAACCATCGTGACCGTAGAGCGAGTCAATTTCGGTAAGCTCAGCATTGGGAATGTAGCGGGCCAGAAACCGCTGCTCTTCTACGGGAAATAAAACATCGGATTGAATGCCAATGATGAGCGTCTGGGCTTTGATTTGGTTTAAGGCGCTCATGGCTCCCCCGCGGTTTCTACCCACATCGTGGGAATCCATCATCTGGGAGAGGGTATAGTAAGAAAACGCATTAAAGCGCTTGGCAATTTTTTCCCCCTGATAGCGCTGGTACGAGCTCGCCCGGAAGTGTTCCAGAGCTGATTCTTCGCGCGCCTGGGTAAATTCATACATCACCGCACTGCGGTAACTCAGCAGGGCCGTAGCCCGAGCTGCCTTCATGCCCTGCAGACCCGCGTCGGCGCGCCGCTCCTGCCAGGTTTGATCGGCTTCAATGGCCATGCGTTGGGATTCATTAAAGGCAATGCCCCAGGGCGACATGCGGGCGTTGGTGGCAATGAGAATGAGTTGTTTAAAAAGGTCGGGTTGCTGAATGGCCCATTCCAGGGCTTGCTGGCCCCCCAGCGAGCCGCCCACCAGCATGCGAATGCGGGTAAGACCCAAGTGTTGCCGCAGTAAATCCAGGCTACCAACCACATCCCGAATGGTAATCAACGGAAAATCCTGATAATAGGGTTCTCCGGTCAGGGGATTCATGGAAAGCGCTGAGGTTGAGCCGTAAGCGGATCCGAGTACATTTGCACAGACGATAAAATATTGACGCGTATCGAGCAGTTTGCCTTCCCCCACCAGGCCGTTCCACCAGTCGGTTACGTCCGAGTTTCCCGTCAACGCATGGCAAATCCATACCACATTATCGGCCGCCGCATTCAGCGTTCCGAACGTATGATAAGCCAGTTGAATTTCGGGCAGTACCTGACCACATTCCAGTGAAAACTCCTGCGGGTAATGAAAAATTTGTAAAGCAGACAACTTGAAAAGCATTAATGGTAAAACGTGTATGCGTTACGAAAGAACGGGTCAAAACCCGCTCTTTCGTATAAGACTTAGACTGCCAACGCGGCGGCCAGCGCCTGCTCGATATCGGCCTTGATATCCTCAATGTGCTCAAGTCCCAGCGATACCCGTAGCAATCCCGGTGCCACGCCGGCACTGGCTTGTTCGGATTCGGAAAGCTGGGAGTGCGTCGTGCTGGCGGGATGAATAATGAGCGTTTTGGCGTCGCCTACGTTTGCCACGTGACTAATGAGTTGTAAGTGGTTGACCAGGCGGTCCGCTACGTCTTTTCCCGCCCGTAGCTTAAAGGTCAACACGCCCCCAAAGCCCCGCGTCAGGTACTTCTGCGCTAGTTCGTGGTAAGGACTGCTGGCTAGGCCGGGGTAATTGACGTATTCCACGGCGGAATGGCCCTGCAGCCACTCGGCCAGCGCCAGCGCATTGTCGTTGGTGCGCTCCACGCGCAGGGAAAGCGTTTCGAGTCCCTGCAAGAGTAAAAAGCTATTAAACGGGGCCTGAGATGGTCCCCAGTCGCGCAGGCCTTCGACCCGGGCCCGGATGATAAACTGAATATTACCAAAGGGACCCCCTACGCCGAAGACATCATTTAACACTAAGCCGTGGTAGCTGGGCGAAGGCTGGGTAAACTGTGGATACTTGCCATTACCCCAGTTATACGTACCCCCATCTACAATCACACCGCCCATGGTCGTCCCGTGGCCCCCAATCCATTTGGTGGCGGAGCTCACGACAATATGGGCCCCGTGTTTAAGCGGCTGGGCAATGGCACCGCCCGCACCGAAGGTATTATCCACGATCAGGGGCAAATCGTACTTTTGCGCCAGGGCAGCAAAGGCGTCAAAATCTGGAATGTTAAAGCCGGGATTGCCAATGGTTTCCAGGTACAAGAATTTCGTCTTCTCATCAATCAGGCGCTCGAAGGATTCTACTTTATCACCGTCGGCAAAGCGGGCTTCCACGCCAATATTTTTAAAGGAGTTCTTAAACTGATTGTAGCTACCCCCGTAGAGGTAGGAAGTCGTCACAAAGTTGTCCCCTACGGTCGTAATATTATTGATGGCGATAAACTGAGCGGCGTGTCCCGAGGCTACCGATAGCGCGGCAACGCCTCCTTCCAGCGCAGCGATGCGTTTTTCAAACACATCGTGCGTCGGGTTCATAATTCGCGTATAGATATTACCGAACTCTTGTAGACCAAAGAGCCGGGCGCCGTGCTCGGAATCATTGAACTGATAAGCCGTGGTTTGATAAATGGGGACGGCTCGGGCGTTGGTAGCGGGATCAATCTGTTGCCCCGCGTGTAGCTGGAGCGTTTCAAAACGTAATTCAGACATGTTGTTGCAGAATTAATGCGTGAAAAGAAAATAAATAGGATTTAGAGTAAGCGTTGAATACCCCTGAAGCGATATTCCGTATGCAACCAACAAAAAGAGTAGCAAGCCCGAAAAGGCAGAATGTAAACCAACGAAGGAACAAGAAGGTGGGGCGAAGATGCCGCCCCGGGCGATGGGGTAGTCCGTTGCATAAAGGGTGCTTCACTTATCTCTCCCTGAAGACCTTCTTCAGGGCAGGAATTAGCACCTTGTTCCCCATGGAATAGGTTGCCAGCGGTTCACAGAGCCCGTCTCTCCCCGCTTCTCGATAAGCCAACGCGCGCAAACGGCTGACTTTTCAGCTGCAAACTTACGCAAGGAATAAACAATGTTAAAAAGAAGGCAAGATTTTTTGTCGGCCTGCGCTGGATGGAGTTTAAGAGTAGGTATGGGAATCCTTTCGGTATGAACTATTTTTGCCTGGTAGGGGCTTATCCCTTATCGATGACTAATTGCTAGCGTATGGAAAATCCCGTTCTCATTTTTGGAGCTAAAACCCTGGGTAAAACCGCCCTGGATATTTTTAATCGTAATCAAGTGCTCGTGTATGGCTTTTTAGACGATGATGAAACCACGCACGGGACCGAAATCGGGGATATTTCCGTCTTTGGGGCCACCGATAATGAAGGCTTTACCAAGCTCATTGGCCAGAAGTGTGAAGCGTTCGTAGCGGTAGAGGACCGCACGGAGCGTAAAAGTCTGGTTGAATTCCTGCACGAAACCCGGCAGGTGCAACCCGTCAATGCCGTCCATCCTTCCGCCATTATTTCCGAAGATGCCCACGTGGGTCATGGGAATCTCGTAGCTGCTGGCGTAATTCTTCAGCCCTTTTCCAAGGTAAATAACCATTGTCTGCTGCACGCGGGAGCCATCGTGGATACGGAAGCGGAACTTGAAGATTTTGTGCAAGTCGGTGCGGGAAGTGTGATTGGCACGGGCGCAAAGATTGGTGAGAATACCTTTATTGGGGCCGGGGTAACGATTGTAGCGGGCGTAGAAATTGGAAAAAATGCGCGCATTGGGGCCGGTTCAGTCGTGATTGAAAATATCGCAGCGGGTGCTACGGTCTTTGGCAATCCGGCAAAAAAGATGTAAAAGTTAAGCTTATCATCTGGTAAAAAAAGCGCTTCCTGTCAACGAAGCGCTTTTTTTATGGCCCGCTTAAAGAAGCGATAAACAGCGGCACGAATGCGCATGATAGGTCCTTAACTTGGCAAGATAAATCCCGTAAAGTCTCCCTTAAAAGGAAGGGAGCTA contains:
- a CDS encoding acyloxyacyl hydrolase → MKAIVLTSLALLGSDALWAQDSTYYRQNTHHYVGVTVEHSLKSGYKMNQDYDYYATLIELEYQKPLIQTIKKNVAVNLLLQPQFNLATYRDWKVETLQDTWEAGVNVGVIFHAYLDDRSTRRYFTISSSTGPHYIHSTPVRQAPGFIFSNNIRIGFHYPIYQRINAEVKIGVRHVSNAGLIRPNHGLDNVFAGLKLTVSLGKLDDED
- a CDS encoding homoserine O-acetyltransferase family protein; protein product: MSALQIFHYPQEFSLECGQVLPEIQLAYHTFGTLNAAADNVVWICHALTGNSDVTDWWNGLVGEGKLLDTRQYFIVCANVLGSAYGSTSALSMNPLTGEPYYQDFPLITIRDVVGSLDLLRQHLGLTRIRMLVGGSLGGQQALEWAIQQPDLFKQLILIATNARMSPWGIAFNESQRMAIEADQTWQERRADAGLQGMKAARATALLSYRSAVMYEFTQAREESALEHFRASSYQRYQGEKIAKRFNAFSYYTLSQMMDSHDVGRNRGGAMSALNQIKAQTLIIGIQSDVLFPVEEQRFLARYIPNAELTEIDSLYGHDGFLVENELMTKTIRTWELSNQLGALEEEEELIIRDRVQVDVRKGVREYIAVDNISFLALPYTIHLINGHRIESDALLEKVSQALQENYDFAQLTQELPHILANLRHIRSFDATTQRIYLSDGRSQTLPPKFPLKSLDS
- a CDS encoding O-acetylhomoserine aminocarboxypropyltransferase/cysteine synthase family protein, which codes for MSELRFETLQLHAGQQIDPATNARAVPIYQTTAYQFNDSEHGARLFGLQEFGNIYTRIMNPTHDVFEKRIAALEGGVAALSVASGHAAQFIAINNITTVGDNFVTTSYLYGGSYNQFKNSFKNIGVEARFADGDKVESFERLIDEKTKFLYLETIGNPGFNIPDFDAFAALAQKYDLPLIVDNTFGAGGAIAQPLKHGAHIVVSSATKWIGGHGTTMGGVIVDGGTYNWGNGKYPQFTQPSPSYHGLVLNDVFGVGGPFGNIQFIIRARVEGLRDWGPSQAPFNSFLLLQGLETLSLRVERTNDNALALAEWLQGHSAVEYVNYPGLASSPYHELAQKYLTRGFGGVLTFKLRAGKDVADRLVNHLQLISHVANVGDAKTLIIHPASTTHSQLSESEQASAGVAPGLLRVSLGLEHIEDIKADIEQALAAALAV
- a CDS encoding acetyltransferase — translated: MENPVLIFGAKTLGKTALDIFNRNQVLVYGFLDDDETTHGTEIGDISVFGATDNEGFTKLIGQKCEAFVAVEDRTERKSLVEFLHETRQVQPVNAVHPSAIISEDAHVGHGNLVAAGVILQPFSKVNNHCLLHAGAIVDTEAELEDFVQVGAGSVIGTGAKIGENTFIGAGVTIVAGVEIGKNARIGAGSVVIENIAAGATVFGNPAKKM